The genomic interval ATAATTTTCTGGCTGGGTTTCATAAAAGATGGGTATGTGAAACAGTTCTGATCATTGTAGATTAAGGAGTATACGACGTGAACATGGCCGATACATTTGTGGAGTTTGCAGACTATAATAAATCCAACTTGTATTTGGggaccaaacaacagctgcgaTCAAGGAGACTATCTACAACTGCTTGTGCCTGGTCTCCTCGATcacagctgttgtttggtccTCGTCAAGCAACGCGTTCAGTAGttggagggggtgggggggggggggagggggggagagtgCGTTGCATTTGGAGACCcaacaacggctgcgaaggagacttaCTTGTGGCCCAGGGCTGATTTTGGAATAATGTTCGGAGAAAAGTCTGAATTGACAGCTGTAATATTAGCTGGCAACTTCAATGAGGCAAATGAAGTTATGGTAAGAAGAATTCCTTGGTTAACTTAGCACGTGTGTTAAGTTCACTACGCCGCCTCTGAATGTTCTTATTCTTGTGATAATGAGCCCAAAAGGTCTTGAGAATGAGTAATTTATCTGGGATGATAAAACTACCTTTCTCTTGTTTTTTGGAAACAGAGTCCCTGCATCAACGATCCTTgcataaacaaaggaaaatgtgttGCCAAATTCAAAGATGGCGATTATTACTGCAGTTGGTGTCCTCGGTTTTACAACGGAAAAGCGTGCAAAACAGGTATCATAATAAGAAATTCACGCCTTTTCTGTTCCCTTTCTTTCTTATTGGTTACAATTCCCTTCATTTCCATCTCTTTCGTTCACAGTTGAACACAGTTCAACCCCGTGTTATTACCCTCTAATGGCCTACAAAGGGTTCCAATTTCAGAACAAGCTGATATAGATGTGGGAAACAGTGATAAGAGGCCCGAAAAAAGTTTAGACTCTCTGGTTATAGCCTTCATAGGCCTTTTTCCTATATGCCTTAGTAGATGTTGCTGATTCTTCTCCATCAAAGTGCCACAATACATGCATCTTGTATTTCAATatttcactctgacgaaggggcATTGAATGTTCACTCGCCGTTGCTAAGCTTGCGGTTAAAAGCGCATTAACGTACGGTGACCCATTTTCTCACCTCATCGGTGTAAAATATACGTTCTGGCATGAAAatcagaaagtgaaatttctcTTTCCTTACATAAAGATTAATAATTATTTCGATTCAATTAATAATCAGGCCCCTTTGTTGGAAAGAATTGCTTGGACATCAAGGAGCGAAGTCTCTCACAAGGAGATGGCATGTACTGGTTAGACCCGGATGGAGGAAGCCATTCCAATGCATTCTTGGCCTACTGCGACATGACGTCACACAATGGAGGATGGACCATGTGTTACACTACCGATGAATATATCAGACCTAAGACTGAGGTCACATACGACGCCTCTATTCCTTATGGAACTGTCGGCTACAGGACCAACTGCAACAACATCTCTGTAAGCTGATTGAATAATCTCTTATCTCTATGAATATGGATCTCGAAatactatttcattttttgtgttATTGCATGACGCATAAATAGGTGTGTCGATGTACATAATGGTTTGTTAGTATTTTTGTgttaaattcaagaaaatttttcaaacaattccCTCCTTACGATGCATTTCATATACTGGTATCTATTCGTTCACTGTACTGAAAATGGCTGCTGCTGTATCTTCTCAACTAAAGAAAATACTAAAGCACTTAAAACCTAGACTAAGGCTGTAAAAAGGTCGGAATTTCACACCATGTAATACGAggcattgtttcttttttcagtttacagAGATTATGTTCTTGGATCATCAAACTTTGGCTAAAGTGTATTTCAAGCGAAGAACCAACCAGTCCATAACGGCCAATTTGAATTATGGGAACGATGCTTCTACTTACGGATTTTGGGACGGAGTGGGAATGATCAAAACCGACGACTATCAGCTACTGATTTGTGATACCTCATTCTACAGCGGCTTCTTCGTTTCTGGTTACAGAAATTGTTACAAGCAGTGTCATAGCTGGTGTAACGAGAGAGAC from Pocillopora verrucosa isolate sample1 chromosome 14, ASM3666991v2, whole genome shotgun sequence carries:
- the LOC131795079 gene encoding uncharacterized protein, which gives rise to MKHSLSQRRRCLFTMVTFILFGLAMTKGVRQDFAEPGVSYANFKHEQFSYLNITRIGSKLVQKDTECGLACLQVTSCCSFNLATFPDINGKLLCELLPSDKHRMPNELIHNPMFHHFSKTSPCINDPCINKGKCVAKFKDGDYYCSWCPRFYNGKACKTGPFVGKNCLDIKERSLSQGDGMYWLDPDGGSHSNAFLAYCDMTSHNGGWTMCYTTDEYIRPKTEVTYDASIPYGTVGYRTNCNNISFTEIMFLDHQTLAKVYFKRRTNQSITANLNYGNDASTYGFWDGVGMIKTDDYQLLICDTSFYSGFFVSGYRNCYKQCHSWCNERDSLYFRTASSDSHYSGVSFNTDGHRPLDKRLISVGLR